From the Accumulibacter sp. genome, one window contains:
- the sdhD gene encoding succinate dehydrogenase, hydrophobic membrane anchor protein: protein MVNRILVGAHYGLKDWIIQRATAVVMALYTLLFLVVVGAVGPDSFDAWRAVFAHGFMKFATFLFLVSVFYHAWIGIRDIWMDYVKPDGLRLLLMIATATVLVGYAGWAFQILWRI, encoded by the coding sequence ATGGTAAATCGCATTCTCGTCGGGGCTCATTACGGCCTCAAGGACTGGATCATCCAGCGTGCGACAGCCGTCGTCATGGCGCTGTACACGTTGCTTTTTCTGGTCGTCGTCGGCGCTGTCGGGCCGGATTCCTTCGATGCCTGGCGCGCTGTCTTTGCCCATGGCTTCATGAAGTTTGCCACTTTCCTTTTCCTCGTCAGCGTCTTCTACCATGCCTGGATCGGTATTCGGGACATCTGGATGGACTACGTCAAGCCGGATGGCTTGCGCCTGCTGCTGATGATCGCGACCGCGACGGTGCTGGTCGGCTATGCCGGCTGGGCGTTTCAGATTCTGTGGAGAATTTAA
- the sdhC gene encoding succinate dehydrogenase, cytochrome b556 subunit, whose translation MAEMAVKKRRPKNLDLPTIRLPLPGILSIIHRISGAALFLLLPFLLWLLQSSLASPESFAAARAVVGHPLAKIVLLGLIWFYMHHFCAGIRYLLLDLHKGVELEAARLSSKIVFAVSIALTLIIGAKALW comes from the coding sequence ATGGCAGAGATGGCAGTCAAGAAAAGGCGTCCAAAGAACTTGGACCTGCCGACCATCAGGCTACCGCTTCCGGGTATCCTGTCAATCATTCACCGGATCAGCGGGGCAGCCCTGTTTCTCCTCCTGCCTTTTCTGCTATGGCTGCTGCAGAGCAGCCTCGCCTCGCCGGAGAGTTTCGCCGCCGCGCGCGCCGTGGTCGGTCATCCGCTGGCAAAGATCGTCCTTCTCGGCCTGATCTGGTTCTACATGCACCACTTCTGCGCCGGCATCCGCTACCTGCTGCTCGACCTGCACAAGGGGGTTGAACTCGAGGCAGCGCGTCTCTCGAGCAAAATCGTTTTCGCCGTCAGCATCGCCCTGACGCTGATCATCGGAGCAAAAGCGCTATGGTAA
- a CDS encoding GntR family transcriptional regulator has product MSRSSSLHSPTFSPLYRQIKELILQQLESGEWGPGSPIPSESELAARFGVSQGTVRKAIDEMAAEHLLVRQQGKGTFVATHRDPGSFFRFLRLVPNQGERQISQSVPLECWRAKAGPDVARILALEAGAPITIVRRLLKLGDEPVVFDEIYLPSELFPDLSLDALRSGESLYSLFETRYGVRMIRADERLRAIAADRVSAELLQVAEGTPLLLVERVTFTYGSRPVEWRRGFYSTRNYHYHNELG; this is encoded by the coding sequence ATGAGCCGCTCGTCGTCACTGCATTCTCCCACCTTCAGTCCGCTCTATCGGCAGATCAAGGAACTGATCCTGCAGCAGTTGGAGTCAGGCGAGTGGGGCCCGGGAAGCCCGATCCCGAGCGAGTCGGAACTCGCTGCGCGCTTCGGCGTCAGCCAGGGCACCGTGCGCAAGGCCATCGACGAGATGGCGGCCGAACATCTGCTCGTTCGGCAGCAGGGCAAGGGGACCTTCGTTGCCACGCACCGCGATCCGGGGTCGTTTTTCCGCTTCCTTCGTCTCGTGCCCAATCAGGGCGAACGCCAGATATCGCAGAGCGTGCCACTGGAATGCTGGCGCGCCAAGGCCGGTCCCGATGTGGCGCGCATCCTGGCGCTCGAGGCGGGCGCGCCGATCACCATCGTTCGCCGTCTGTTGAAGCTCGGCGACGAGCCCGTGGTCTTCGACGAGATCTATCTGCCGAGCGAGCTGTTTCCCGACCTGTCGCTCGACGCCCTGCGTTCCGGCGAGTCGCTGTACAGCCTGTTCGAGACGCGTTATGGCGTGCGCATGATCCGCGCCGACGAGCGCCTGCGCGCGATCGCCGCCGACCGCGTCAGCGCCGAGCTGTTGCAGGTGGCGGAGGGAACACCGCTGCTGCTCGTCGAGCGAGTGACTTTCACGTATGGTTCGCGGCCCGTCGAATGGCGGCGGGGATTCTATTCGACACGCAATTATCACTATCACAACGAGCTCGGCTGA
- a CDS encoding malate dehydrogenase yields the protein MSKAPMRVAVTGAAGQIGYSLLFRIASGEMLGKDQPVILQLLDLPQAQKACQGVMMELEDCAFPLLAGMLATDDPNVAFKDADVCLLVGARPRGPGMERADLLTANGAIFTVQGKAIAENAKEDVRVLVVGNPCNTNALIAGSAARKVGRTNPANYHGMLRLDHNRALSQLANKTGRPVASFKQLVVWGNHSPTMYADYRNCTSNGDNVKALINDAVWNNDTFLPTVGKRGAAIIDARGLSSAASAANAAIDHVRDWVLGSDEWVTMGVPSDGSYDIPVGIVFGFPCECKGGSFKIIQGIAIDDYSRDKMNKTLKELTDERDAVKDML from the coding sequence ATGTCCAAAGCCCCCATGCGCGTCGCGGTCACCGGCGCCGCCGGCCAGATTGGTTACAGCCTGCTCTTCCGGATTGCCTCCGGCGAGATGCTCGGCAAGGATCAACCGGTCATTCTCCAACTGCTCGACCTGCCGCAGGCCCAGAAGGCCTGCCAGGGCGTGATGATGGAACTCGAGGACTGCGCCTTCCCACTGCTCGCCGGCATGCTGGCCACCGATGATCCGAACGTCGCCTTCAAGGACGCCGACGTCTGCCTGTTGGTCGGCGCGCGGCCGCGCGGCCCGGGCATGGAGCGTGCCGATCTGCTGACCGCCAACGGCGCCATCTTCACCGTCCAGGGCAAGGCGATCGCCGAGAACGCCAAGGAGGACGTGCGCGTCCTCGTCGTTGGCAACCCTTGCAACACCAACGCACTGATCGCCGGCAGCGCGGCGCGCAAGGTCGGCCGCACCAACCCGGCCAACTATCATGGCATGCTGCGTCTCGACCACAACCGCGCCCTGTCGCAACTGGCCAACAAGACCGGCCGCCCGGTTGCCAGCTTCAAGCAACTCGTCGTCTGGGGCAATCACTCGCCGACGATGTACGCCGACTATCGCAACTGCACGTCCAACGGCGACAACGTCAAGGCCCTGATCAATGATGCGGTGTGGAACAACGACACCTTCCTGCCGACGGTCGGCAAGCGCGGCGCGGCGATCATCGACGCCCGCGGCCTCTCGTCGGCCGCTTCGGCCGCCAATGCAGCGATCGATCACGTGCGAGACTGGGTCCTCGGCTCCGACGAATGGGTGACCATGGGTGTGCCCTCCGACGGTTCGTACGACATCCCGGTCGGGATCGTCTTCGGCTTCCCGTGCGAATGCAAGGGCGGTTCGTTCAAGATCATCCAGGGCATCGCCATCGACGACTACTCGCGCGACAAGATGAACAAGACGCTCAAGGAACTGACCGACGAGCGCGACGCGGTCAAGGACATGCTGTAG
- a CDS encoding HpcH/HpaI aldolase/citrate lyase family protein: protein MRHPSQVLFAGEKPFPMLPAVDHYAGSERLISKALQLQGEIGPIFDLTCDCEDGAVAGADREHAAMVARIIMSEGNRHGRIGARIHDIRHPAWQQDIEIIVGNAGRRLAFLTLPKVGGVDDVQQQLRVVQRVTASAGLERTIPLHVLIETHRALREVWQIAALPEVESLDFGLMDFVSAHHGAIPGSAMKSPGQFDHPLVARAKCEIATAALANGVVPSHNVTTELRDLDLIHQDALRARSEFGYLRMWSIHPNQIVPIFEAMCPDFSEVEEATAILAAAQESDWGPIQHQGRLHDRASYRYYWELLARARATGMQLPAAARQRFFA, encoded by the coding sequence ATGCGCCACCCGAGCCAGGTTCTCTTCGCGGGCGAAAAGCCCTTCCCGATGTTGCCCGCCGTCGACCACTACGCGGGCTCCGAGAGGCTGATCAGCAAGGCGCTGCAGCTGCAGGGCGAGATCGGCCCGATCTTCGACCTCACCTGCGACTGCGAGGACGGTGCGGTCGCCGGTGCCGACCGCGAACACGCCGCGATGGTGGCCCGCATCATCATGAGCGAGGGCAACCGGCACGGCCGCATTGGCGCGCGCATCCACGACATCCGTCATCCCGCATGGCAGCAGGACATCGAGATCATCGTCGGCAACGCCGGGCGGCGGCTGGCGTTCCTGACGCTGCCGAAGGTCGGCGGCGTGGACGATGTGCAGCAACAACTGCGCGTCGTGCAACGCGTCACGGCGAGCGCCGGCCTCGAGCGGACGATCCCGCTGCACGTCCTGATCGAGACGCATAGGGCGCTGCGCGAGGTGTGGCAGATCGCCGCCCTGCCCGAGGTCGAATCGCTCGACTTCGGCCTGATGGATTTCGTCAGCGCGCATCATGGCGCGATCCCCGGTTCGGCCATGAAGAGCCCCGGCCAGTTTGACCACCCGCTGGTCGCGCGCGCCAAGTGCGAGATCGCCACTGCCGCTCTGGCCAACGGCGTCGTCCCCTCGCACAACGTCACCACCGAGCTGCGCGATCTCGATCTCATCCATCAGGACGCGCTGCGCGCACGCAGCGAGTTCGGCTACCTGCGCATGTGGAGCATCCACCCGAACCAGATCGTGCCGATCTTCGAGGCGATGTGCCCCGACTTCTCGGAAGTCGAGGAAGCCACCGCCATCCTGGCCGCTGCCCAGGAAAGCGACTGGGGACCGATCCAGCACCAAGGCCGCCTGCACGATCGAGCGTCCTACCGCTACTACTGGGAACTCCTCGCCCGCGCCCGCGCCACCGGCATGCAACTGCCGGCCGCCGCCCGGCAGCGCTTCTTCGCCTGA
- a CDS encoding nucleotide pyrophosphohydrolase, which produces MSLSALTAQLIDFREQRNWSQFHSLRNLIVSLNLEAAELLELTQWKSDAEVDALPANASSREALRDECADVLLYLLLVAEHAGIDLEEAAQAKLRKNAVRYPVASSYGSSRKHEQPAPDERGEPAAGGFREPRPRA; this is translated from the coding sequence ATGAGTCTTTCGGCGTTGACCGCGCAGTTGATCGACTTTCGCGAGCAGCGAAACTGGTCCCAGTTCCACAGCCTGCGCAACCTCATCGTCTCGCTCAACCTCGAGGCAGCCGAACTGCTCGAACTGACTCAGTGGAAGAGCGACGCCGAGGTCGACGCGCTGCCGGCCAACGCCTCGAGCCGCGAGGCGCTGCGCGACGAATGCGCCGACGTGCTGCTCTACCTGTTACTCGTCGCCGAGCACGCCGGCATCGACCTCGAGGAAGCGGCGCAAGCCAAACTGCGCAAGAACGCCGTGCGCTACCCGGTGGCAAGCAGCTACGGCAGCAGCCGCAAACATGAGCAGCCAGCGCCCGACGAACGCGGCGAGCCGGCCGCAGGCGGCTTCAGGGAGCCTCGCCCTCGAGCGTGA
- a CDS encoding 23S rRNA (adenine(2030)-N(6))-methyltransferase RlmJ, whose product MLSYRHAFHAGNHADVLKHLVLVHMARHLAQKDKAFWYIDTHAGAGSYVLDSPAAAKLAEHREGIGRLWLRKDLPAAVGDYVDLVRLANPDGRLRIYPGSPTFARCTLRAQDRLRLCELHSREVLRLRENFSAYSRQVVVEEADGFAALKGLLPPPPRRALVLIDPPYEERRDYERVVLALKDALQRFAGGSYLLWYPLLSKLEAHELPARLRRLPAARWLHVSLRVRTPAADGFGMHGSGLFVINPPWTLQAMLEESLPWLRQVLAVDAGAAFTLEGEAP is encoded by the coding sequence GTGCTCAGCTACCGGCACGCCTTTCATGCCGGCAACCACGCCGATGTCCTCAAGCATCTGGTGCTGGTACATATGGCCCGCCACCTGGCGCAGAAGGACAAGGCCTTCTGGTACATCGATACACACGCCGGTGCCGGCAGCTATGTGCTCGATTCGCCGGCGGCCGCGAAGCTCGCCGAGCATCGCGAGGGCATTGGTCGCCTCTGGCTCCGCAAGGATCTGCCGGCGGCCGTTGGCGACTACGTCGACCTGGTCCGGCTGGCCAACCCGGACGGTCGCCTGAGGATCTACCCGGGTTCGCCGACCTTCGCGCGGTGCACGCTGCGGGCGCAGGACCGGCTGCGACTGTGCGAACTCCACAGCCGAGAGGTGCTTCGCCTGCGCGAGAACTTCTCCGCGTACTCGCGGCAGGTCGTGGTCGAGGAGGCCGACGGTTTCGCCGCCCTGAAGGGGTTGTTGCCACCGCCGCCGAGGCGGGCGCTGGTGCTCATCGATCCGCCTTACGAGGAACGGCGCGATTACGAGCGCGTCGTCCTGGCTCTGAAGGACGCTCTGCAACGCTTCGCGGGTGGCAGCTACCTGCTCTGGTATCCGCTGCTCAGCAAGCTGGAAGCGCACGAACTGCCGGCACGCCTGAGGCGCCTGCCGGCGGCGCGCTGGCTACATGTCAGCCTGCGTGTGCGGACGCCGGCCGCTGATGGCTTCGGCATGCATGGCAGCGGGCTGTTCGTGATCAATCCGCCGTGGACGCTGCAGGCGATGCTGGAGGAATCGCTGCCGTGGCTGCGGCAGGTTCTGGCGGTGGACGCCGGTGCCGCCTTCACGCTCGAGGGCGAGGCTCCCTGA
- a CDS encoding nitronate monooxygenase produces MKRVDDFRLRFGGKELVPIVIGGMGVDISTAELALEAARLGGIGHISDAMVNTVADRRFNAKFVKDKLQQYKFNVANSDKSVVRFDLAQLAEATHMHIGRTMEAKRGDGLIFVNCMEKLTMNSPRETLRVRMAAALDAGIDGITLAAGLHLGSFALIEDHPRFRDAKLGIIVSSLRALQLFLRKTARSNRLPDYVVVEGPLAGGHLGFGMDWAQYDLATIFTEIHRYLQAEQLDIPLIPAGGIFTGSDAVSFLELGAAAVQVATRFTVSRECGLPEDVKQRYFAASEDQIEVNQISPTGYPMRMLSNSPAIGDGIRPNCEAYGYLLDSSGNCSYISAYNREVAANPGVKRISVKDKTCLCTQMRNFDCWTCGHYAYRLKDTSRRLPDGSYQLLDAEHIFRDYQFSTDGQVRVPD; encoded by the coding sequence ATGAAGCGCGTTGATGATTTTCGCTTGCGGTTTGGCGGGAAGGAACTGGTGCCGATCGTGATCGGCGGCATGGGCGTCGACATCTCGACGGCCGAACTGGCGCTCGAGGCCGCTCGCCTCGGCGGCATCGGCCACATTTCCGATGCCATGGTGAACACGGTCGCCGATCGAAGGTTCAACGCCAAGTTCGTCAAGGACAAGCTGCAGCAGTACAAATTCAACGTCGCCAACTCCGACAAGTCGGTGGTCCGCTTCGATCTCGCTCAGCTTGCCGAAGCGACGCACATGCACATCGGGCGAACGATGGAGGCGAAGCGCGGTGACGGCCTGATCTTCGTCAACTGCATGGAGAAGCTGACGATGAATTCGCCGCGCGAAACGTTGCGCGTGCGCATGGCAGCGGCGCTCGACGCCGGCATCGACGGCATCACCCTGGCCGCCGGCCTGCATCTCGGCTCGTTCGCACTGATCGAGGATCATCCGCGTTTTCGCGATGCCAAACTGGGGATCATCGTCTCCTCGCTGCGCGCGCTGCAGCTCTTCCTGCGCAAGACGGCGCGCAGCAACCGCCTGCCGGACTACGTCGTCGTCGAGGGACCGCTGGCCGGCGGCCATCTCGGTTTCGGCATGGACTGGGCGCAGTACGATCTGGCGACGATCTTCACCGAGATCCATCGCTACCTGCAGGCTGAGCAACTCGACATTCCGCTGATCCCGGCGGGCGGCATCTTCACCGGCAGCGATGCGGTCTCGTTCCTCGAGCTGGGGGCGGCGGCGGTGCAGGTGGCGACGCGCTTCACCGTTTCCCGCGAGTGCGGCCTGCCGGAGGACGTCAAACAGCGTTATTTCGCTGCCAGCGAGGATCAGATCGAGGTCAACCAGATCTCGCCGACGGGTTACCCGATGCGCATGCTGAGCAACAGCCCGGCGATCGGTGATGGCATTCGGCCGAACTGCGAGGCGTATGGCTACCTGCTCGACAGTTCCGGCAACTGCTCTTACATCAGCGCCTACAACCGCGAGGTGGCAGCCAACCCAGGCGTCAAACGGATCTCGGTGAAGGACAAGACCTGCCTGTGCACGCAGATGCGCAACTTCGACTGCTGGACCTGCGGGCACTATGCCTACCGTTTGAAGGATACGTCGCGGCGTCTGCCGGACGGCAGCTACCAGTTGCTGGACGCCGAGCACATCTTTCGCGACTACCAGTTCAGCACCGACGGCCAGGTCCGGGTTCCCGACTAG
- the folE gene encoding GTP cyclohydrolase I FolE, protein MTDCNHPEPAGASTATIGIARQQAFDATAFERAVVDLLRACGISADTTHMGRTPQRVRELWQHRLLGGYDLDPATALGEGFADQRSDLVIVRGIAVHGVCPHHLVPFRGVAHVAYLPGGRLHGFGRIARLVDAIGHRFTYQEWMTRDIAEALMRHGKARGAACVIEAEQLCLLLGEDRRGDERVITQSFCGDFEHSPQLRSEFQRAIAGARRHD, encoded by the coding sequence ATGACCGACTGCAACCATCCCGAACCCGCCGGCGCAAGCACCGCCACGATCGGCATCGCGCGCCAGCAAGCGTTCGATGCGACCGCCTTCGAACGCGCCGTCGTCGACCTGCTGCGCGCCTGCGGCATCAGCGCCGATACCACGCACATGGGCCGCACGCCGCAGCGCGTGCGCGAACTGTGGCAGCACCGTCTGCTCGGCGGCTACGATCTCGATCCGGCGACCGCCCTTGGCGAAGGTTTCGCCGACCAGCGCAGCGACCTCGTCATCGTCCGCGGTATCGCCGTCCATGGTGTCTGCCCGCACCACCTCGTGCCGTTTCGCGGCGTGGCGCATGTCGCCTACCTGCCGGGCGGACGCCTGCACGGCTTCGGCCGCATCGCACGCCTCGTCGACGCCATCGGCCATCGCTTCACCTACCAGGAATGGATGACACGCGACATCGCCGAAGCCCTGATGCGGCACGGCAAGGCACGTGGCGCCGCCTGCGTCATCGAGGCCGAGCAGTTGTGCCTGTTGCTCGGCGAGGACCGCCGCGGCGACGAGCGCGTCATCACGCAGTCCTTCTGTGGCGACTTCGAGCACTCGCCGCAGCTGCGCAGCGAGTTCCAGCGGGCCATCGCCGGCGCTCGCCGCCACGACTGA
- a CDS encoding crotonase/enoyl-CoA hydratase family protein, translating to MNTHIPQLETIAIALDEGLAELRLDRPERSNAINEAMWQELRIACNWADATPAVRVVVLAGAGRNFCAGIDLAMLTSVGEVVADADPARSREALRRLILDLQDCLSSVERCRKPVLAAIHGACIGGAVDLVTCCDMRYAAADAHFSVREIDVGMTADVGTLQRLPRLIADGVARELAYTGRSVAADEAERIGLVNRVFPSAEELLAGVRGIARAIAGKSPLAIRGTKEMLNYGRDHSVADGLNHVATWNAAMLMSADLEETMAALRERRPARFRD from the coding sequence ATGAACACGCACATTCCGCAACTGGAGACGATTGCGATCGCGCTCGACGAAGGACTCGCCGAGCTTCGTCTCGACCGCCCCGAACGTTCGAACGCGATCAACGAGGCTATGTGGCAGGAGTTGCGCATCGCCTGCAACTGGGCGGACGCGACGCCGGCGGTGCGTGTCGTGGTGCTGGCCGGTGCCGGCCGCAATTTCTGTGCCGGCATCGATCTGGCGATGCTGACGAGCGTCGGCGAGGTGGTTGCCGACGCCGATCCGGCGCGCAGCCGTGAGGCACTGCGGCGGTTGATCCTCGACCTGCAGGATTGCCTGAGCAGCGTGGAGCGCTGCCGCAAGCCGGTACTTGCGGCGATCCACGGCGCCTGCATCGGCGGTGCGGTCGATCTCGTGACCTGTTGCGACATGCGCTACGCGGCCGCTGACGCGCACTTCTCGGTGCGCGAGATCGATGTCGGGATGACCGCCGACGTTGGCACGCTGCAACGGCTGCCGAGACTGATTGCCGACGGCGTGGCGCGCGAACTGGCCTACACCGGCCGCAGTGTGGCTGCCGACGAGGCGGAGCGAATCGGCCTGGTCAATCGCGTTTTCCCCAGTGCGGAGGAACTGCTCGCCGGCGTGCGCGGGATCGCCCGCGCCATCGCCGGCAAGTCGCCGCTGGCGATTCGCGGGACCAAGGAGATGCTCAACTACGGCCGCGACCATTCGGTGGCCGACGGCCTGAACCATGTCGCCACCTGGAATGCAGCGATGCTGATGTCGGCCGACCTCGAGGAGACGATGGCGGCGCTGCGCGAACGGCGGCCCGCGCGCTTTCGCGACTGA
- a CDS encoding RluA family pseudouridine synthase: MPSPQPSELAALPYAPPPDRGPEIAYLDASLLLVNKPAGLLAVPGRGDGKDDCLLRRVQAIVADALLVHRLDLHTSGLLLLARGREVQRRLAGDFAARRVHKRYLAVVAGRPPADRGTIDLPLAADWPQRPRQKVDRLAGKRSLTRYLLLGHDPASNRSRLALFPETGRTHQLRVHLQALGHAIIGDRLYGDASSASAVDRLLLHADQLRFIHPASGRPLCIDSPAPF; encoded by the coding sequence ATGCCCTCGCCGCAGCCATCGGAGCTCGCCGCCCTGCCCTACGCACCGCCCCCCGACCGGGGACCGGAAATTGCCTACCTCGACGCATCGCTGCTGCTGGTCAACAAGCCGGCCGGCCTGCTCGCCGTACCCGGTCGCGGCGACGGCAAGGACGACTGCCTGCTGCGGCGCGTGCAGGCAATCGTTGCCGACGCGCTGCTGGTCCATCGCCTCGACCTGCACACATCGGGCCTGCTGCTCCTGGCGCGCGGCCGCGAGGTGCAGCGGCGGCTTGCCGGCGACTTCGCCGCGCGCCGCGTGCACAAGCGTTATCTGGCGGTGGTCGCCGGACGACCGCCGGCGGACCGCGGCACGATCGACCTGCCGCTTGCCGCCGACTGGCCGCAGCGGCCGCGGCAGAAGGTCGACCGGCTGGCCGGCAAGCGCTCACTGACCCGTTACCTACTCCTCGGCCACGACCCCGCCAGCAACCGATCGCGGCTGGCGCTGTTTCCCGAGACCGGCCGCACCCACCAGCTACGCGTCCACCTGCAGGCACTCGGCCATGCCATCATCGGCGATCGGCTGTACGGCGACGCCAGCAGCGCCAGCGCTGTCGACCGCCTGCTGCTGCACGCCGACCAGTTGCGCTTCATCCATCCTGCCAGCGGCAGACCGCTCTGCATCGACTCACCGGCGCCGTTCTGA
- a CDS encoding NnrS family protein, with the protein MKLSTHPLWLVGFRPFFALACLAGLSLPPVWALIFAGTIAPPPAPFSPSQWHAHEMFFGFGWAVLGGFLLTASKNWVKVRGYHGVPLILLVVAWLLERAGMWFAGELPPLVFRLASNLFLASIVGMLLWTLARHRDTDSFRDNYFFLIILPLFLVAKTLLLGSESFPAGAAMTLALFRVAFLVMLERTVTQFMKNALDADILRQPLLDAAIKLLALLLVAGGLLPPTCSAALSLLLALLLAIRLAFWQPHRALRRLEIGIMYLGYLAIVVQLLLQGSELLAPPPWLGSLSTHVFTFGAMGLIIPAMLIRICKGHTGRALVFDRLDRSVLWIMIAGFVIRVVLSQLDPGHYLLWIQLAAACWFACFTLLAWRYIPILMQPRVDGREH; encoded by the coding sequence ATGAAGCTCTCGACCCACCCCCTCTGGCTGGTCGGATTCCGCCCCTTCTTTGCCCTCGCCTGTCTCGCCGGCCTCAGCCTGCCGCCCGTCTGGGCGCTGATCTTCGCCGGCACGATCGCGCCGCCGCCGGCGCCGTTCTCTCCCAGCCAGTGGCACGCGCACGAAATGTTCTTCGGCTTCGGCTGGGCCGTCCTCGGCGGCTTCCTGCTCACGGCAAGCAAGAACTGGGTGAAGGTGCGCGGCTACCACGGCGTGCCGCTGATCCTCCTCGTCGTCGCCTGGCTGCTCGAGCGCGCCGGCATGTGGTTTGCCGGCGAGTTGCCGCCACTCGTCTTCCGCCTCGCCAGCAACCTCTTTCTCGCCAGCATCGTCGGCATGCTGCTGTGGACGCTGGCCCGCCACCGCGATACCGATTCGTTCCGCGACAACTACTTCTTCCTCATCATCCTGCCGCTGTTCCTCGTCGCCAAGACGCTGCTGCTGGGCAGCGAGTCGTTCCCGGCGGGCGCGGCGATGACGCTCGCGCTGTTCCGCGTCGCCTTTCTCGTCATGCTCGAGCGGACCGTCACCCAGTTCATGAAGAACGCGCTCGATGCCGACATCCTGCGGCAACCACTGCTCGATGCGGCAATCAAGCTGCTGGCGCTGCTGCTCGTCGCCGGTGGCCTGCTGCCGCCGACATGCAGCGCGGCGCTGTCGTTGCTGCTGGCGCTGCTGCTCGCCATCCGCCTCGCTTTCTGGCAGCCGCACCGCGCGCTGCGCCGGTTGGAGATCGGCATCATGTACCTCGGCTACCTGGCGATCGTCGTGCAGTTGCTGCTGCAGGGAAGTGAACTGCTGGCGCCGCCACCGTGGCTCGGCTCGCTTTCGACGCACGTCTTCACCTTCGGCGCCATGGGGCTGATCATCCCGGCGATGCTGATCCGCATCTGCAAGGGCCATACCGGCCGTGCGCTGGTCTTCGACCGGCTCGACCGCAGCGTGCTGTGGATCATGATCGCCGGCTTCGTCATCCGCGTCGTCCTGTCGCAGCTCGACCCCGGCCACTACCTGCTCTGGATCCAGCTCGCCGCCGCCTGCTGGTTCGCCTGCTTCACACTCCTCGCCTGGCGCTACATTCCCATTCTCATGCAGCCGCGGGTGGACGGCAGGGAGCACTGA
- a CDS encoding MFS transporter, which produces MTMTTIRAGASAASRAAWLLAGVEFFFSLGWVVYVIFLPELLARGGVDKRHLPWLLAADQLLFALADWAIGVAVDRARAALRRIGGMLVMLAAVAAVAMLLLPWLASAPPLFLLATAVWVLASAALRAPPYVLLSRHAARAAMPRLAGIQLLGLAVASALAPYLAIVLKGVDPALPFALSALAVAVTALALVAVERSLPPPQPVAVAVDVDGGRRVQAVGWSVLLLIALLFAFGQQVHTAINSAAQFRRLADPDLLPWLLPVFWAGFSIGLLAVGRLVRARGALAVLQGSAAGGALALGCAALAGSLAVLLSSQFIAGALWGCILCTSIGIVAERGDPLQSGRHTGALMATLAVAAMSRLSLAAVGGGTGALLEWLPVAVWVAALALLLRLARV; this is translated from the coding sequence ATGACGATGACCACCATCCGTGCCGGCGCCTCCGCCGCCAGCCGTGCCGCCTGGCTGCTTGCCGGCGTCGAGTTCTTCTTCTCGCTCGGCTGGGTGGTCTATGTCATCTTCCTGCCCGAGCTGCTGGCGCGCGGCGGGGTCGACAAGCGCCATCTGCCGTGGCTGTTGGCTGCCGACCAGTTGCTCTTCGCACTCGCCGACTGGGCGATCGGCGTCGCCGTCGATCGCGCGCGCGCCGCGCTGCGCCGCATTGGCGGGATGCTCGTCATGCTGGCGGCGGTGGCCGCGGTGGCGATGCTGTTGCTGCCGTGGCTGGCGTCGGCGCCGCCACTCTTCCTGCTCGCCACTGCCGTCTGGGTGCTGGCTTCAGCGGCATTGCGCGCGCCGCCATACGTCCTGCTTTCGCGGCACGCCGCGCGCGCGGCGATGCCGCGCCTCGCCGGCATCCAACTGCTCGGACTGGCGGTCGCTTCGGCGCTGGCGCCGTACCTGGCGATCGTCCTCAAGGGGGTCGATCCGGCGCTGCCCTTTGCCCTCAGCGCGCTGGCGGTGGCGGTGACGGCGCTGGCGCTGGTTGCCGTCGAGCGTTCGCTGCCGCCACCGCAGCCGGTGGCGGTGGCGGTCGACGTGGACGGTGGCCGACGGGTGCAGGCGGTCGGCTGGAGTGTCCTGCTGCTGATCGCGCTGTTGTTCGCCTTCGGCCAGCAGGTGCATACGGCGATCAACTCGGCGGCGCAGTTCAGGCGCCTGGCTGACCCGGACCTGCTGCCGTGGCTGCTGCCGGTCTTCTGGGCCGGCTTCAGCATCGGGCTGCTGGCGGTCGGCCGCCTCGTCCGCGCCCGCGGCGCGCTGGCTGTGTTGCAAGGGTCGGCGGCCGGCGGCGCGCTGGCACTTGGCTGCGCAGCGCTCGCCGGTTCACTGGCCGTCCTGCTGTCGAGCCAGTTCATCGCCGGGGCGCTCTGGGGCTGCATCCTGTGCACGTCGATCGGCATCGTGGCCGAGCGTGGCGATCCGCTGCAGAGCGGCCGACACACCGGTGCGCTGATGGCGACGCTGGCGGTGGCGGCGATGTCGCGGTTGAGCCTGGCGGCTGTCGGCGGCGGCACGGGAGCGCTCCTCGAATGGCTGCCGGTGGCGGTGTGGGTGGCGGCGCTTGCGCTGCTGCTGCGCTTGGCGCGGGTGTAG